The proteins below come from a single Prolixibacter sp. NT017 genomic window:
- a CDS encoding DUF4294 domain-containing protein — protein sequence MTSTVCLILSTGLFSRVSAQDSLATSYSAHIDTVLTKNDLTSDSLLHVNLKSIDIIPPFKFKNHHQEKKYDELVEDVKKTYPLAMIVSKELNRVKKELDQVYTSPARRKKYMKWYQHYIKETYMDTLKTLNLRQGRLLLKLIDRETGETAYDLLKEYRGGGQAFLWNSLAFLTGSSLKSDFDPEEDAMLEHILRRYEAGEFH from the coding sequence ATGACCTCTACAGTCTGTCTGATTCTGAGCACCGGTTTGTTCAGCAGGGTATCAGCGCAGGATAGTTTGGCTACAAGCTATTCGGCTCACATTGATACCGTATTGACCAAGAATGATTTGACCAGTGATAGTCTGTTGCACGTCAATCTGAAATCGATTGACATTATTCCTCCGTTTAAATTCAAGAACCATCATCAGGAAAAGAAATATGATGAGTTGGTGGAGGATGTGAAGAAGACGTATCCGCTGGCCATGATTGTCAGCAAAGAGCTGAACCGCGTGAAAAAAGAACTTGACCAGGTTTATACTTCCCCGGCCCGCCGGAAGAAATACATGAAATGGTACCAGCATTATATCAAGGAAACTTACATGGATACCCTGAAGACGCTGAATCTGCGCCAGGGCAGGCTATTGCTCAAACTCATCGACCGGGAAACAGGCGAAACAGCTTACGATTTGCTGAAAGAGTACCGCGGCGGCGGACAGGCCTTTCTGTGGAACTCGCTGGCGTTTCTAACGGGTTCCAGCCTGAAATCGGATTTCGATCCGGAAGAGGATGCCATGCTCGAACACATCCTTCGCCGGTACGAAGCCGGAGAGTTTCATTAA
- the nagB gene encoding glucosamine-6-phosphate deaminase, producing the protein MDLSKKLQSDNPVFYGFGEYAPTNLTHRDMLTKYEKAPTYIYPEGKDVSQAVADEIADFIKEKQKKGEKCVLGLPTGSTQLGIYAELVRKHREEGLSFSNVVTFNIDEYYPMSPHSIHSYNNYMQRHLYEHVDIPEENIHIPDGTIMFDSVHDYCREYEKMIKEAGGIDLMLLGIGRTGHIGFNEPGSGRNTRTRIITLDPVTRQEEATEFQGFINVPRRAITMGVDTILESRKIILVALGESKASVIQKTVEEDPDSDVPASFIQEHHDVKVVLDSGASSQLVRVRTPWLVDNMDWNDDRLVRKAVVWLCKQAKKPILKLTGKDYNDFGLSDLLATVGSAYRINIKVFNDLQHTITGWPGGKPEVDDSNRPERAKPAKKRVVIFSPHPDDDVISMGGTLLRLVEQGHDVHVAYQVSGNFAVADEYISRYLDFHHEYAEFYNPENQKAKEQKEKVLSFLKNKKDDEVDIMDVRKAKGLIRRMEARSALRYFGIPDSHIHFLDLPFYESGRRQKNPVGEEDVKIVMDLLNEVEPHQIFAAGDLSDPHGTHRVCLDTIFIALEHLRTDKDWMKNCWVWLYRGAWAEWEADEIEMAVPISPIELARKREAILRHQSQKEGAMFMGEDEREFWQRAEQRNRATASLYDQLGMAEYEAMEAFVKYYP; encoded by the coding sequence ATGGACTTAAGTAAAAAGTTGCAGAGCGACAATCCGGTTTTTTACGGATTTGGCGAGTATGCCCCGACCAACCTCACCCACAGGGACATGCTCACGAAATATGAAAAAGCTCCCACGTACATTTATCCTGAAGGAAAAGATGTTTCGCAGGCGGTAGCTGATGAGATTGCCGATTTCATTAAAGAGAAACAAAAAAAAGGGGAAAAATGTGTTTTGGGGCTGCCTACCGGTTCGACGCAGTTGGGGATTTATGCCGAACTGGTGCGTAAGCACAGGGAAGAGGGCCTGAGCTTTAGCAATGTTGTTACCTTCAACATTGACGAGTACTACCCGATGTCTCCGCATTCCATCCACAGTTACAACAACTATATGCAGCGTCATCTTTACGAGCATGTCGACATTCCGGAGGAGAATATTCACATTCCGGATGGAACGATCATGTTCGACTCGGTTCACGATTACTGTCGTGAATACGAAAAGATGATCAAGGAGGCTGGCGGCATCGATTTAATGCTGTTAGGGATTGGCCGTACCGGTCACATTGGTTTCAACGAGCCCGGTTCGGGACGGAATACCCGTACCCGGATTATCACGCTCGATCCGGTCACCCGCCAGGAAGAAGCCACCGAATTCCAGGGTTTCATCAACGTACCCCGACGCGCCATTACCATGGGAGTCGATACCATTCTGGAGTCCCGGAAAATTATATTGGTAGCTTTGGGCGAATCGAAAGCCAGTGTCATCCAGAAAACTGTGGAAGAAGATCCGGACAGCGACGTTCCGGCCTCTTTCATTCAGGAACACCACGATGTAAAAGTAGTGCTCGACAGTGGCGCCAGTTCGCAGCTGGTCAGGGTACGCACGCCGTGGCTGGTCGACAACATGGACTGGAACGACGATCGACTTGTACGGAAAGCCGTGGTTTGGCTGTGTAAGCAAGCGAAGAAACCCATCCTGAAACTGACCGGCAAGGATTACAACGATTTTGGTCTGAGTGATTTGCTGGCTACAGTCGGTTCGGCTTACCGAATCAACATTAAGGTATTTAACGACTTGCAGCATACCATCACCGGATGGCCCGGCGGTAAACCGGAAGTAGACGACTCGAACCGTCCGGAGAGAGCCAAACCGGCGAAAAAGCGAGTGGTTATCTTCAGCCCGCACCCCGACGATGATGTTATCTCGATGGGTGGAACACTGCTTCGCCTGGTGGAACAGGGACACGATGTACACGTTGCTTACCAGGTGTCGGGTAATTTCGCGGTAGCGGATGAATACATTTCGCGTTACCTCGATTTCCATCACGAATATGCTGAATTCTACAATCCGGAGAATCAAAAAGCAAAAGAGCAGAAAGAGAAAGTTCTTTCGTTCCTGAAAAATAAAAAGGATGACGAAGTGGACATTATGGACGTTCGGAAAGCGAAAGGTTTGATTCGCCGGATGGAAGCGCGTTCCGCTTTGCGTTATTTCGGTATTCCCGATTCGCACATTCATTTCCTCGATCTTCCTTTTTATGAAAGTGGAAGACGTCAGAAAAATCCGGTTGGCGAAGAGGATGTCAAAATCGTCATGGACCTGCTGAATGAGGTGGAACCGCACCAGATTTTTGCTGCCGGCGATTTGTCCGATCCACACGGAACCCACCGCGTTTGCCTCGATACCATTTTTATCGCACTCGAGCACTTGCGGACCGATAAAGATTGGATGAAAAACTGCTGGGTTTGGCTCTACCGTGGTGCCTGGGCCGAGTGGGAAGCCGACGAAATTGAAATGGCTGTTCCCATTAGTCCTATCGAGCTGGCCCGGAAACGTGAAGCCATTTTACGTCACCAATCTCAAAAAGAAGGCGCTATGTTTATGGGTGAAGACGAACGGGAATTCTGGCAGCGCGCCGAACAGCGAAACAGGGCAACAGCAAGTCTTTACGACCAGCTGGGAATGGCGGAGTACGAAGCCATGGAAGCCTTTGTTAAATACTATCCGTGA
- a CDS encoding glycoside hydrolase family 10 protein produces the protein MKPRQAFPTLLLVLVIAFQAAGRNPRMAKPLVKEEFRGIWIATVNNTDWPSKPGLPADQQQKELIHLIDRIENTGLNAVILQVRPAADAIYPSPTEPWSYYLTGEQGKAPTPYYDPLRFAINLCHQRGLEFHAWFNPFRVTASSYLHLAPNHPLRKNNNWIVRYNGKSYLDPGIPEVREYVINIIMDVVKRYDIDAVHLDDYFYPYPIKSLTFDDEASFKKYGGDDYPNQLKEWRRNNVNLFISELNEKIKAEKSWVKLGVSPFGVWRNLSLDPDGSAGKCGLSSYDDLYADARTWVKNGWVDYIIPQLYWERGNAYGDFDTLARWWNNNVDKRHLYFGQALYKAASSAPGWQDPNEIEKQIDIARQMNNARGFAFFSASHLLDLSQEQVSRLRQELKEEPAIVPKMAWLDSVPPPVPGHFRLESTINGTWLKWKLPASYNDDRVQYVIYRVKKDADGNNPVTDVFKVTEQRELFIPPSMRNKLADECFRVSTIDRLNNESALSPLIQINGTEFKLMQ, from the coding sequence ATGAAACCCCGGCAAGCTTTTCCCACACTCCTGCTGGTTCTGGTCATTGCATTTCAGGCAGCGGGCCGGAACCCCCGAATGGCGAAACCATTGGTGAAAGAGGAATTCAGAGGGATATGGATTGCGACGGTAAACAACACTGACTGGCCATCTAAACCGGGTCTGCCTGCAGACCAACAACAAAAGGAACTGATTCATCTGATTGACCGGATTGAGAATACCGGCTTAAACGCGGTAATTCTCCAGGTCAGGCCGGCTGCCGACGCCATCTATCCATCACCTACTGAACCCTGGTCGTATTATTTAACCGGCGAACAAGGCAAAGCGCCCACGCCTTATTACGATCCACTTCGGTTTGCGATTAACCTGTGTCATCAGCGAGGACTTGAATTTCACGCCTGGTTCAATCCGTTCCGGGTAACGGCCAGCAGTTATCTCCATCTTGCTCCTAATCATCCCTTACGGAAAAACAACAACTGGATAGTCAGATATAACGGGAAGAGCTATCTCGACCCCGGCATTCCTGAAGTCCGCGAATATGTCATCAACATCATTATGGATGTGGTGAAACGCTACGACATCGATGCCGTTCACCTCGACGACTATTTTTATCCCTATCCGATAAAATCACTGACCTTTGATGACGAAGCTTCTTTTAAAAAATACGGTGGCGATGATTATCCGAACCAGTTGAAAGAGTGGCGCCGGAACAACGTTAACCTGTTCATTAGCGAGTTAAACGAGAAGATAAAAGCGGAAAAGAGTTGGGTTAAACTGGGTGTCAGCCCTTTTGGGGTATGGCGGAACCTCTCGCTTGATCCGGATGGCTCCGCCGGTAAATGCGGATTATCCTCCTACGACGATTTATACGCCGACGCCCGCACGTGGGTGAAGAATGGCTGGGTTGATTACATTATTCCCCAGTTATACTGGGAAAGAGGAAATGCTTACGGCGATTTTGATACGCTGGCCCGCTGGTGGAACAATAATGTCGATAAGCGGCATCTCTATTTCGGGCAAGCACTTTATAAAGCTGCCAGCTCCGCACCCGGATGGCAGGACCCCAATGAAATTGAGAAGCAAATCGATATTGCCCGGCAGATGAACAATGCCCGTGGCTTTGCTTTCTTCAGTGCGTCGCATTTGCTCGATTTGAGCCAGGAGCAGGTTAGCCGTTTGCGGCAGGAACTGAAAGAAGAACCGGCTATTGTTCCCAAGATGGCCTGGCTCGATAGCGTTCCTCCACCCGTTCCGGGCCATTTCCGGCTGGAGTCCACCATTAATGGAACCTGGCTGAAATGGAAGCTGCCGGCTAGCTATAATGACGATCGCGTCCAATATGTGATATACCGGGTAAAAAAAGATGCTGACGGGAATAATCCCGTGACTGACGTTTTCAAGGTAACGGAACAGCGCGAGTTATTTATTCCTCCGTCTATGCGTAACAAGCTGGCTGACGAATGTTTCCGTGTATCAACCATCGACAGATTAAACAACGAAAGTGCTCTTTCGCCACTCATACAGATAAATGGGACTGAATTTAAATTAATGCAGTAA
- a CDS encoding FadR/GntR family transcriptional regulator, which translates to MDEIFKKIGTTQTLSQKIERNIEKAIRDKKLEVGSRLPSERELCEMFAVSRTALREALRRLSARGLLEIRKGSGMYVTKLGMQDAIQSLNLYYDLKFDNNLIKQIIEVRKAFEPQITMMAAQNRTEEDLKQMEKNLLEFDKCDPDNTQLESDIDNRFHILLARATGNPIAIVTMEPIHNLLPRMRNLIYGSIEGEKEITLGYHKEIVNAIREKDGERASERMQAHINRNMEVYEKFLNKGE; encoded by the coding sequence ATGGACGAGATTTTTAAAAAGATTGGAACAACTCAGACCCTCAGTCAGAAAATAGAGCGGAATATAGAGAAGGCTATCCGCGATAAGAAACTGGAAGTTGGTTCCCGTCTTCCCTCCGAGCGTGAATTATGTGAAATGTTTGCTGTCAGCCGCACGGCTTTGCGTGAAGCGTTGAGACGTTTAAGTGCCCGCGGTCTCCTTGAAATCCGGAAAGGTAGCGGAATGTACGTGACCAAGCTGGGAATGCAGGATGCCATTCAATCATTGAATCTGTATTATGATCTGAAGTTCGACAATAACCTGATCAAGCAGATTATCGAAGTAAGAAAAGCATTTGAACCTCAGATTACGATGATGGCTGCCCAAAACCGGACTGAAGAAGATCTCAAACAGATGGAGAAAAACCTGCTTGAGTTCGATAAGTGCGATCCGGATAATACCCAGTTAGAATCGGATATCGATAACCGGTTTCACATTTTGTTGGCCCGTGCCACCGGCAACCCGATTGCTATCGTTACCATGGAACCCATTCACAACCTGCTTCCGCGTATGCGCAACCTGATTTATGGTAGTATAGAAGGGGAGAAGGAAATCACACTGGGCTATCACAAGGAAATTGTGAATGCTATCCGGGAAAAAGACGGTGAACGGGCCTCTGAACGTATGCAGGCGCACATCAACCGCAACATGGAGGTTTACGAAAAGTTCCTCAATAAGGGAGAATAA
- a CDS encoding calcium/sodium antiporter codes for MTTSFLLLILGLVFLIKGADWLVFGASALARRFRIPELVIGLTIVSFGTSAPELVVNSFAAFQNHPDIVLGNIIGSNNFNLFLILGISGLILPLSVQSTTVWKEIPFSLLAALVLLILANDQWTGHAIDVISRTDGMILLLFFALFWLYLFRQVKKERLNSLAESETSSVSSRKMAAYILGGLVILIIGGKVIVNSAVNIARHYHISEQIISLTIVAAGTSLPELATSVVAAIRKNNDIAVGNVIGSNIFNVFFILAVSSLIRPVQFDVSFNRDILLLIGGTLFLFIAMFTGKARKLDRWEAAILLIAFAVYFYFIT; via the coding sequence ATGACAACCAGTTTTTTGCTATTGATTCTCGGTTTGGTATTTCTCATCAAAGGTGCCGACTGGCTGGTATTCGGAGCATCTGCCCTGGCGCGCCGTTTTCGTATTCCGGAGCTGGTCATCGGATTGACCATTGTTTCGTTCGGGACGTCGGCACCCGAGCTGGTTGTTAATAGTTTCGCCGCGTTCCAGAATCACCCGGACATTGTATTAGGGAACATCATCGGGAGTAACAACTTCAACCTGTTTCTCATCCTCGGAATTTCAGGCCTTATTCTTCCGCTAAGCGTACAAAGCACCACCGTGTGGAAAGAGATTCCCTTCTCGTTGCTGGCTGCACTGGTATTATTGATTCTAGCCAACGACCAATGGACAGGGCATGCAATCGATGTGATTTCGCGAACGGATGGCATGATTCTACTTCTTTTTTTCGCTCTGTTCTGGCTCTATCTTTTTCGGCAGGTGAAAAAAGAACGACTTAATTCATTGGCAGAATCCGAAACATCTTCGGTGAGTAGCCGGAAGATGGCAGCCTATATTTTGGGTGGTCTGGTCATCCTTATCATTGGTGGAAAGGTGATCGTTAATAGCGCGGTGAATATTGCCCGGCATTACCACATCAGCGAGCAAATCATCAGCCTGACGATTGTTGCCGCGGGAACGTCGCTGCCTGAATTGGCTACTTCGGTGGTAGCCGCTATACGCAAGAACAACGACATTGCTGTGGGGAATGTTATCGGCTCGAACATCTTCAATGTTTTTTTCATCCTGGCTGTCAGTTCACTTATTCGTCCCGTTCAGTTCGACGTTTCGTTCAACCGTGACATCCTGCTGCTCATCGGCGGAACACTATTCCTTTTTATCGCCATGTTTACGGGTAAGGCACGCAAGCTCGATCGCTGGGAGGCAGCCATTCTGCTGATAGCCTTCGCGGTGTATTTTTATTTCATCACCTGA